From a region of the Janthinobacterium sp. 61 genome:
- a CDS encoding alginate lyase family protein has translation MLSNLSWKLNRLRAMGAPEVAHRVRDAVQQRLQARGYGLALAPPPAVRQRFGAPWLGLPIDAAPHQAAAERILAGRFDVFALRDADLGFPPQWNRDPKTGTVVPLGFGKTLNYRDEAVVGDIKCLWEPNRHLAVADLAMAYRLGGDLRHARGAQALLESWWQQCPYPLGPNWSSALELALRLVSWSHAWHLLGGINSPLFEGAQGQAFLQRWLDSIYQHCHFIAGHFSRHSSANNHLFGELTGLHIAALTWPCWPESAGWLTQTERELEAQALKQNGADGVNREQAIYYQHTVADEMLLCVLAGRANGRPRSAAFLQRLEAMLEFIAAMTNVAGEVPMIGDADDALLAHWDKSPGANPYTSLLASGAALFGRADFKAKARTFDEKSAWLLGAAGSQAFDALPDVAPETLPRAFPDGGYYVMGARFDTPGEVRLTADAGPLGYLGIAAHGHADALALTLSVAGQAVLVDPGTYAYHTQKQWRDYFRGTSAHNTVRIDGRDQSESGGNFLWLRKAQAQCLAWRDDADGQFWSASHDGYLGLKDAVLHRREVRVAPGAALIVVDDVLECQGAHEVEQFWHFDPRCRLQLDGHVLRVAGDAFSLEMHLPPLPDASVQLVCGRDDPPLGWISRRFDEKQAAPVLVWRGRLQGTATLRTEFHLSLATPDLSENTRKT, from the coding sequence ATGCTGAGCAATCTGTCCTGGAAACTGAACCGCTTGCGCGCCATGGGGGCGCCCGAGGTGGCGCACCGCGTGCGCGATGCGGTGCAGCAACGGCTGCAGGCGCGTGGTTACGGCCTGGCGCTGGCGCCGCCACCCGCTGTGCGCCAGCGTTTCGGCGCGCCATGGCTGGGACTGCCCATTGATGCGGCGCCGCACCAGGCGGCCGCCGAACGCATCCTGGCGGGCCGCTTCGACGTCTTTGCCTTGCGCGATGCGGACCTGGGTTTCCCTCCGCAATGGAACCGCGATCCGAAGACGGGCACCGTGGTGCCGCTGGGCTTTGGCAAGACACTCAATTACCGCGATGAAGCGGTGGTGGGTGACATCAAATGCCTGTGGGAACCGAACCGCCACCTGGCCGTGGCCGACCTGGCGATGGCGTATCGACTGGGCGGCGACCTGCGCCATGCGCGCGGGGCGCAAGCCTTGCTCGAATCGTGGTGGCAGCAGTGTCCGTATCCGCTGGGGCCGAACTGGAGCAGCGCGCTGGAACTGGCCTTGCGCCTGGTCAGCTGGTCGCATGCGTGGCACTTGCTAGGTGGCATCAACAGCCCCCTATTTGAGGGCGCGCAAGGGCAGGCGTTCCTGCAGCGCTGGCTCGACAGCATCTACCAGCATTGCCACTTCATCGCCGGCCACTTTTCGCGTCACTCATCGGCCAACAACCACTTGTTTGGTGAATTGACGGGCTTGCATATCGCCGCGCTCACATGGCCTTGCTGGCCGGAAAGTGCCGGCTGGCTGACGCAAACGGAACGCGAACTGGAAGCGCAGGCGCTCAAGCAAAACGGCGCGGATGGTGTGAACCGCGAGCAAGCTATTTATTACCAGCACACGGTGGCCGACGAAATGCTGCTGTGCGTGCTGGCGGGCCGCGCGAATGGCCGGCCCCGCTCCGCCGCTTTCCTGCAACGCCTGGAAGCCATGCTGGAATTTATCGCCGCCATGACGAACGTGGCGGGCGAGGTGCCGATGATCGGCGACGCAGACGACGCGCTGCTGGCGCACTGGGACAAATCCCCTGGCGCCAATCCCTACACCTCGCTGCTGGCCAGCGGCGCGGCCCTGTTCGGTCGCGCCGATTTCAAGGCCAAGGCACGCACCTTCGACGAGAAAAGCGCCTGGCTGCTGGGCGCTGCAGGCAGCCAGGCGTTTGACGCCTTGCCGGACGTTGCGCCCGAAACCTTGCCGCGCGCTTTCCCCGATGGCGGCTATTACGTGATGGGTGCGCGTTTCGATACGCCAGGTGAGGTGCGCCTGACCGCTGATGCCGGTCCGCTGGGCTACCTGGGCATTGCCGCACACGGCCACGCCGATGCGCTGGCGCTGACCTTATCTGTGGCGGGCCAGGCGGTGCTGGTCGACCCGGGCACCTATGCCTACCACACGCAAAAACAGTGGCGCGACTATTTCCGCGGCACCAGCGCGCACAACACCGTGCGCATCGATGGCCGCGACCAGTCCGAGTCGGGCGGCAACTTCCTGTGGCTGCGCAAGGCCCAGGCCCAGTGCCTGGCGTGGCGTGACGATGCCGACGGGCAATTCTGGAGCGCCAGCCATGACGGCTACCTGGGCTTGAAAGATGCTGTGCTGCATCGGCGCGAGGTGCGCGTGGCGCCCGGCGCCGCGCTGATCGTGGTCGATGACGTGCTCGAATGCCAGGGGGCGCATGAGGTGGAGCAGTTCTGGCACTTCGATCCCCGCTGCCGCTTGCAGCTGGACGGTCATGTGCTGCGCGTGGCGGGTGACGCTTTCTCGCTGGAAATGCATTTGCCGCCCTTGCCGGATGCCTCCGTGCAACTGGTGTGTGGCCGCGACGATCCGCCGCTGGGCTGGATTTCGCGCCGTTTTGATGAAAAGCAGGCTGCACCTGTGCTGGTTTGGCGCGGGCGGCTGCAAGGCACGGCCACCTTGCGCACGGAGTTTCACCTGAGTTTGGCTACCCCTGATCTGTCAGAAAATACGAGGAAAACATGA
- a CDS encoding nucleotide sugar dehydrogenase yields MKISIFGLGYVGAVSAGCLATDGHEVIGVDPNRTKVELINQGTTPIIEKDIGEMIAATVKSGHLRATFDVRDAVFGSDMSLICVGTPSQLNGNLDLSHVRKVCQEIGAAIREKDSFHVVVARSTMLPGSMRSLVIPTLEAASGKVAGVDFGVCNNPEFLREGTAVYDYYNPPKTVIGESDEKAGALLVQLYEKMDAPLVRTDVETAEMVKYTDNTWHAVKVAFANEIGNICKAVGIDGHTVMEIFCQDTKLNLSPYYMKPGFAFGGSCLPKDVRALTYKARSLDLDLPLLNSILPSNQKQVEKGIKMIVDKGARKVGILGFSFKAGTDDLRESPLVDVIEYLLGKGYELKLYDKNVNLAALTGANQDYILNMIPHISKLMVDNMQDVLDFADTIVIGNGAAEFKTVPNSLRPHQHIVDLVRISKEQSGEQYDGICW; encoded by the coding sequence ATGAAAATTAGCATATTTGGTTTGGGTTATGTGGGTGCCGTCTCGGCTGGTTGTCTGGCAACGGATGGACACGAAGTGATCGGCGTTGATCCGAACAGGACCAAGGTGGAGCTGATTAACCAGGGCACCACGCCCATCATTGAAAAAGACATCGGCGAGATGATCGCCGCCACCGTGAAGAGCGGCCATTTACGGGCCACCTTCGACGTGCGCGACGCCGTCTTCGGCTCGGACATGTCGCTCATCTGCGTGGGCACGCCGTCGCAGCTCAATGGCAACCTGGACCTGAGCCACGTGCGCAAGGTGTGCCAGGAAATCGGCGCCGCCATCCGTGAAAAAGACAGCTTCCACGTCGTTGTGGCGCGCTCGACCATGTTGCCCGGCTCCATGCGCTCGCTGGTGATCCCGACCCTGGAAGCGGCCTCCGGCAAGGTGGCTGGCGTCGATTTCGGCGTGTGCAACAATCCGGAATTCCTGCGTGAAGGCACGGCCGTCTACGATTACTACAATCCGCCGAAGACGGTTATCGGCGAGTCCGATGAAAAGGCCGGCGCGCTGCTGGTGCAGCTGTATGAAAAGATGGACGCGCCGCTGGTGCGCACGGATGTGGAAACGGCCGAGATGGTCAAGTACACGGACAACACCTGGCACGCCGTCAAAGTGGCGTTCGCCAATGAAATCGGCAATATCTGCAAGGCTGTCGGCATCGATGGCCACACGGTGATGGAAATCTTCTGCCAGGATACCAAGCTGAACCTGTCGCCGTACTACATGAAGCCGGGCTTTGCCTTCGGCGGCTCGTGCCTGCCCAAAGACGTGCGCGCACTGACCTACAAGGCGCGCAGCCTGGACCTCGATTTGCCCTTGCTCAATTCCATCCTGCCATCGAACCAGAAGCAAGTGGAAAAGGGCATCAAGATGATCGTCGACAAGGGCGCGCGCAAAGTGGGTATCCTGGGCTTTTCGTTCAAGGCCGGTACGGACGACTTGCGCGAGTCGCCGCTGGTCGATGTCATCGAGTATCTGCTGGGCAAGGGCTACGAGCTGAAGCTGTACGACAAGAATGTCAACCTGGCCGCCTTGACGGGCGCCAACCAGGATTACATCCTGAACATGATCCCGCACATTTCCAAGCTGATGGTGGACAACATGCAGGACGTGCTCGATTTTGCCGACACCATCGTCATCGGCAATGGCGCGGCCGAATTCAAGACCGTACCAAACAGCCTGCGGCCGCACCAGCACATCGTCGACCTGGTGCGTATCAGCAAAGAACAAAGTGGAGAACAGTATGACGGCATCTGCTGGTAA
- a CDS encoding glycosyltransferase family 4 protein, which produces MTASAGKTVGMGAQPRRVLILVENLPSPFDRRVWQEATTLHANGYEVSIICPTGKGYEARYEAIDGIHIYRYNLPLEAEGAKGYLVEYSLALFHTFRLAWKVHFARGFDVVHACNPPDLLFLIGGFFKLTMGKRFLFDHHDINPELYEAKFGRRDFFYKLMVLFERWSFQSADVSIATNESYKKIAIERGGMKPEDVYVVRSGPKLDRLRVLPPVPALKKGRSYLVGYVGVMGAQEGIDLLLQAAQYIVQTLKREDVQFGLVGGGTSLEQMKQMAQDLGIADYVTFTGRVPDQQLLEMLNTSDVCVNPDVANDMNDKSTMNKIMEYMALGKPIVQFDLVEGKVSAQQASLYALKNDPVDMARKIVELLDDPARREQMGAFGRHRVVNELEWEYEAPKLLAAYARLFPAAAPAASVTLSKDGR; this is translated from the coding sequence ATGACGGCATCTGCTGGTAAAACCGTGGGCATGGGAGCCCAGCCGAGGCGGGTGCTGATCCTGGTGGAAAACCTGCCTTCGCCATTCGACCGGCGCGTGTGGCAGGAGGCGACCACCCTGCATGCGAACGGCTATGAAGTGTCGATTATCTGCCCGACGGGCAAGGGCTATGAAGCGCGCTACGAAGCCATCGACGGCATCCATATCTACCGCTACAACCTGCCGCTGGAGGCGGAAGGGGCCAAGGGTTACCTGGTGGAATATTCACTGGCCCTGTTCCATACCTTCCGCCTGGCATGGAAAGTCCATTTTGCCCGTGGTTTCGACGTGGTTCACGCCTGTAATCCGCCTGATTTGCTGTTCCTCATCGGCGGCTTCTTCAAGTTGACGATGGGCAAGCGTTTCCTGTTCGACCACCATGACATCAACCCCGAGCTGTACGAAGCCAAGTTCGGCCGGCGCGATTTCTTTTACAAGCTGATGGTGCTGTTCGAGCGCTGGTCGTTCCAGAGCGCCGACGTGTCGATCGCCACCAACGAGTCGTACAAGAAGATAGCCATCGAGCGGGGCGGTATGAAGCCCGAGGATGTCTACGTGGTGCGCAGCGGACCCAAGCTGGACCGCTTGCGCGTGCTGCCGCCCGTGCCAGCACTGAAGAAGGGCCGCAGCTACCTGGTCGGCTACGTGGGCGTGATGGGCGCGCAGGAAGGCATCGATCTGCTGCTGCAGGCGGCACAATACATCGTGCAGACCTTGAAGCGCGAGGATGTGCAGTTCGGCCTGGTGGGCGGCGGCACCTCGCTGGAACAGATGAAGCAGATGGCGCAGGACCTGGGCATTGCCGACTACGTGACGTTTACGGGGCGCGTGCCGGATCAGCAATTGCTGGAAATGCTCAACACCTCGGACGTGTGCGTGAACCCGGACGTGGCCAACGACATGAACGACAAGTCGACCATGAACAAGATCATGGAATACATGGCCCTGGGCAAACCGATCGTGCAGTTTGATCTGGTCGAAGGCAAGGTTTCCGCACAGCAGGCATCCTTGTATGCATTGAAAAATGATCCTGTCGACATGGCGCGCAAGATCGTCGAATTGCTGGACGACCCCGCCCGCCGCGAGCAGATGGGGGCGTTCGGCCGCCATCGCGTGGTCAACGAGCTGGAGTGGGAATACGAAGCGCCCAAGCTGCTGGCCGCGTATGCGCGCCTGTTTCCCGCTGCCGCGCCTGCCGCTTCGGTGACCTTGAGCAAGGACGGCCGCTGA
- a CDS encoding mannose-1-phosphate guanylyltransferase/mannose-6-phosphate isomerase has protein sequence MKIYPVILSGGSGTRLWPLSRAVLPKQLLPLVTDKTMLQETALRVLGLPNRRAGDSGLADIDVMPPLVVCGNEHRFMVAEQLREIGLPPLGILLEPVGRNTAPAVAVAAHFLLAIDPQALMLVLPADHVITDVAAFHQAIAQAALLAADGALATFGIVPTAPETGYGYIRSGAPVSPGAVGCKVERFVEKPDLATAQSFLAAGNYFWNSGMFMFRAERYLGELGQFQPAMLAASEAAVRDGYRDLDFCRLEEKAFAACPSDSIDYAVMEHTAHAVVLPAAIGWSDVGSWSALWEVQQKQSDANGNVVRGDVYLDGVSNCLVRAERRMVAVLGVQDLIVVETDDAVLVAHKDQVQRVKQVVDHLKQAGRSEHVQHRKVYRPWGSYEGIDIGERFQVKRITVSPGGKLSLQMHHHRAEHWVVVSGTAQVTCGEKVTLLTENESTYIPIGMTHRLENPGKLPLHLIEVQSGSYLGEDDIVRLEDVYRRV, from the coding sequence ATGAAAATTTATCCAGTCATCCTGTCCGGCGGTTCGGGCACCCGTCTCTGGCCGCTGTCGCGCGCCGTGCTGCCCAAGCAGTTGTTGCCGCTGGTAACGGACAAGACCATGTTGCAGGAAACGGCGCTGCGCGTGCTCGGCCTGCCCAACCGCCGTGCCGGTGATAGCGGACTGGCCGATATCGACGTCATGCCGCCGCTGGTGGTGTGCGGCAATGAGCACCGCTTCATGGTGGCCGAGCAGCTGCGCGAGATCGGCTTGCCGCCGCTGGGCATCCTGCTTGAGCCCGTGGGGCGCAACACGGCGCCAGCCGTCGCCGTGGCTGCGCACTTTCTGCTGGCCATCGACCCACAGGCGCTGATGCTGGTCTTGCCGGCCGACCATGTCATTACCGATGTTGCCGCGTTTCACCAGGCCATCGCCCAGGCTGCTCTGCTGGCGGCCGATGGCGCGCTGGCCACCTTTGGCATCGTGCCGACGGCGCCGGAAACGGGCTATGGCTACATCCGTAGCGGCGCGCCCGTGAGTCCGGGGGCCGTGGGCTGCAAGGTCGAGCGCTTCGTGGAAAAGCCGGACCTGGCCACGGCGCAGTCGTTCCTTGCCGCCGGTAATTATTTCTGGAATAGCGGCATGTTCATGTTCCGCGCCGAACGCTATCTGGGCGAGCTGGGGCAATTTCAGCCGGCCATGCTGGCCGCCAGCGAGGCGGCCGTGCGCGATGGCTATCGTGACCTCGATTTCTGCCGCCTGGAAGAGAAAGCCTTCGCCGCCTGCCCATCCGATTCTATCGACTATGCCGTCATGGAGCATACGGCGCATGCCGTGGTGCTGCCGGCCGCCATCGGCTGGAGTGATGTCGGTTCCTGGTCGGCCCTGTGGGAAGTGCAGCAGAAGCAGAGTGACGCCAACGGCAACGTGGTGCGCGGCGACGTATATCTCGATGGCGTCAGCAATTGCCTGGTGCGCGCCGAGCGCCGCATGGTGGCCGTGCTCGGCGTGCAGGACTTGATTGTGGTGGAAACGGACGACGCCGTCCTGGTGGCGCACAAGGACCAGGTGCAGCGCGTGAAACAGGTGGTCGATCACTTGAAGCAGGCAGGGCGCAGCGAGCATGTGCAGCACCGCAAGGTGTACCGCCCGTGGGGCAGCTATGAAGGCATCGATATCGGCGAACGCTTCCAGGTCAAGCGCATCACGGTCAGTCCTGGTGGCAAGCTGTCGCTGCAGATGCACCATCACCGTGCCGAACACTGGGTGGTGGTCAGCGGCACGGCGCAAGTCACGTGCGGCGAGAAGGTGACCTTGTTGACGGAAAACGAATCGACGTATATCCCCATTGGCATGACGCACAGGCTGGAAAACCCGGGCAAGCTGCCCTTGCACCTGATCGAGGTGCAGTCTGGCAGTTACCTGGGAGAGGACGATATCGTGCGCCTGGAGGATGTGTATCGGCGTGTCTGA
- a CDS encoding serine O-acetyltransferase, with amino-acid sequence MSPDAVIGRNVTLFHGVTLGRRDRISADGQRITGYPTLEDEVWVGPHAIITGGITIGRGSRIAGGAVVSENIPPYSIVAGNPGAIIKSDCIPDVMHPAPLDE; translated from the coding sequence ATGAGTCCTGACGCAGTCATTGGCCGAAATGTGACATTATTTCATGGCGTAACGCTGGGGCGGCGTGACCGCATCAGCGCAGATGGACAGCGCATTACGGGCTACCCGACACTGGAAGATGAAGTATGGGTCGGTCCGCATGCGATCATAACGGGCGGCATCACTATAGGGCGCGGCAGCCGCATTGCGGGCGGCGCCGTCGTCAGCGAGAACATCCCCCCGTACTCCATCGTTGCAGGAAACCCTGGGGCAATCATCAAGAGCGACTGCATTCCCGACGTCATGCATCCGGCTCCACTTGACGAGTAG
- a CDS encoding TIGR03790 family protein, whose amino-acid sequence MRNFFCFSLALVAGIAYADAPPAAPRLQPSQLAIVINDAEPNSIEVGEYYRQAHTIPVANVVHVNIPNRPRNLSADQFAQLKERIDAQLKPEIQAVLMVWSAPYAVECNAITSAFTLGYDGDQCAKTCGPGKPSAYFNSEVGQPYKQLGMRLSMLLPVDFVDEAKAVVDRGKVIGFSVPAASAYYLTTSDAARNSRAAFFPPAGVVLQRKLTIKNLKADSLEGAKDIMVYQTGMAKVAKLETLHFLPGALADHLTSYGGDLQGSSQMSSQRWLEAGATASYGTVSEPCNYWQKFPNPTVLLRRYLSGSTALEAYWGSVLWPAQGLFIGDPLAAPYARFRR is encoded by the coding sequence TTGCGTAACTTTTTCTGTTTTTCGCTGGCGCTGGTCGCCGGTATCGCGTACGCCGATGCGCCGCCTGCGGCGCCACGATTGCAGCCGTCGCAACTGGCCATCGTCATCAACGATGCCGAGCCGAATAGTATCGAAGTGGGGGAATATTACCGCCAGGCCCATACCATCCCTGTGGCGAACGTTGTGCATGTGAATATCCCCAACCGTCCGCGCAATCTCAGCGCAGATCAGTTCGCGCAATTGAAGGAGCGCATCGACGCGCAGCTGAAACCCGAGATCCAGGCCGTGCTGATGGTGTGGAGCGCCCCATATGCCGTCGAATGCAATGCCATCACGTCCGCCTTCACCTTGGGCTATGACGGGGATCAATGTGCGAAGACCTGCGGCCCGGGCAAGCCCAGCGCGTATTTCAACAGCGAGGTGGGCCAGCCCTACAAGCAGCTGGGCATGCGCTTGTCGATGCTCTTGCCTGTCGATTTCGTGGACGAAGCCAAGGCCGTGGTGGATCGCGGCAAGGTCATCGGCTTTTCCGTGCCGGCCGCCAGCGCCTATTACCTGACGACCAGCGATGCGGCACGCAACAGCCGTGCCGCTTTCTTTCCGCCGGCCGGCGTCGTGCTCCAGCGCAAGCTGACCATCAAGAACCTCAAGGCGGACAGCCTGGAAGGGGCGAAAGACATCATGGTGTACCAGACGGGGATGGCCAAGGTGGCCAAGCTGGAGACCCTGCATTTCCTGCCCGGCGCCCTGGCCGACCACCTGACCTCGTATGGCGGTGACTTGCAAGGCAGTAGCCAGATGAGCAGCCAGCGCTGGCTGGAGGCGGGTGCGACGGCCAGCTATGGCACCGTCAGCGAACCGTGCAACTATTGGCAGAAGTTTCCCAATCCGACCGTGCTGTTGCGCCGCTACCTGTCCGGCAGCACGGCACTGGAAGCGTACTGGGGCAGCGTGCTGTGGCCAGCCCAGGGCCTGTTCATCGGCGACCCGCTCGCCGCCCCGTATGCGCGCTTCCGGCGTTGA
- a CDS encoding PEP-CTERM sorting domain-containing protein — protein sequence MPTPIFTPASSRPLLLAAALMLFGASAQAQTAAPAQKNEKNCQASTQSANGKAKDANLDGTYSACSLANGFIGFGNRISDGLNKTPEFEGGMSDQEFRKVQSTDKTHGLATRQLPADADVSEPRLALASSDRNYRVATRDFGAAEENRPFDDAAGYRGPGRSYNPARSVDDTPLIFSSSLGEGLPVTGGGVGSGGSGGGFTGGSVIPVTPNIPAVTPDIPAVPEPETYAMLLAGLGLVALARRRKSK from the coding sequence ATGCCAACACCAATTTTCACGCCAGCCTCATCCCGCCCCTTGCTGCTGGCCGCAGCCTTGATGCTGTTCGGCGCCAGCGCCCAGGCGCAGACGGCCGCGCCTGCGCAAAAGAATGAAAAAAATTGCCAGGCCAGCACGCAATCGGCGAATGGCAAGGCGAAAGATGCCAATCTGGACGGCACTTACAGCGCCTGCAGCCTGGCCAACGGCTTCATTGGCTTCGGCAATCGCATCAGCGACGGCCTCAACAAGACACCGGAATTTGAAGGCGGCATGTCCGACCAGGAATTCCGCAAAGTTCAATCGACCGACAAAACGCACGGCCTGGCTACGCGCCAGTTGCCAGCCGATGCTGACGTCAGCGAGCCGCGCCTGGCGCTCGCCAGCAGCGACCGTAACTATCGTGTTGCCACGCGCGATTTCGGCGCCGCCGAAGAAAACCGTCCCTTCGATGACGCCGCCGGATACCGCGGCCCGGGCCGTTCGTACAACCCGGCCCGCAGTGTCGACGACACTCCACTGATCTTCTCGTCGTCGCTCGGCGAAGGCTTGCCTGTCACTGGCGGTGGTGTTGGCAGTGGCGGCTCCGGTGGCGGCTTCACGGGCGGCAGCGTCATTCCCGTGACGCCGAACATTCCTGCCGTGACGCCGGACATTCCAGCCGTGCCGGAACCGGAAACCTATGCCATGCTGCTGGCAGGACTGGGCCTCGTCGCCCTGGCGCGCCGCCGCAAGAGCAAATAA